Proteins co-encoded in one Lagopus muta isolate bLagMut1 chromosome 25, bLagMut1 primary, whole genome shotgun sequence genomic window:
- the LOC125684747 gene encoding keratin, type I cytoskeletal 14 isoform X4, whose translation MSTTVRQFSSSTSLKSLGGGSSRLSCGRAAGYRAPSVHGGSSSYSISSRIVSGLGAGYGGGYCGSVGGGLGGGFGASYGAGFGSGFGAGFGGGFGGGDGILPAGEKETMQNLNDRLAIYLDKVRALEEANTDLEVKIREWYKKQGPGPERDYSPYYRTIEELRSKVLGATVDNANILLQIDNARLTADDFRTKFETEQALRMSVESDINGLRRVLDELTLSRADLEMQIENLKEELAYLKKNHEEEMNALRGQVGGEISVEMDAAPGIDLTKILAEMREQYESLAEKNRRDAEQWFFSKTEELNREVAINTEQLQSGKTEITELRRTIQSLEIDLQSQLSTKAALEGTLADTEARYGTQLAQLQAMITSVEEQLAELRCDMERQNHEYRVLLDVKSRLEQEIATYRRLLEGEDAHMTSHYASQPVKEGPVTTRQIRTIFEEVQDGKVISSREQVTQAAL comes from the exons ATGAGCACCACTGTCCGGCAgttctcctcctccacctccctcaAGAGCCTGGGGGGCGGCTCCAGCAGGCTGTCCTGCGGCCGGGCGGCGGGCTACCGGGCCCCCAGCGTCCACGGCGGCTCCAGCAGCTACTCCATCTCCTCCCGCATCGTCTCGGGGCTCGGCGCCGGCTATGGGGGCGGCTACTGCGGCAGCGTCGGAGGGGGCCTCGGCGGGGGCTTCGGGGCCAGCTATGGGGCTGGCTTCGGGAGCGGCTTCGGGGCCGGCTTCGGAGGCGGCTTCGGGGGCGGCGATGGCATCCTCCCGGCCGGCGAGAAGGAGACGATGCAGAACCTCAACGACCGCCTGGCCATCTACCTGGACAAGGTGCGCGCCCTGGAGGAGGCCAACACCGACCTGGAGGTGAAGATCAGGGAGTGGTACAAGAAGCAGGGGCCCGGCCCCGAGCGCGACTACAGCCCCTACTACCGGACCATCGAGGAGCTGCGCAGCAAG GTCCTGGGGGCCACCGTTGACAATGCCAACATCCTGCTGCAGATCGACAATGCCAGGCTGACAGCCGATGACTTCAGGACCAA GTTTGAGACGGAGCAGGCCCTGCGCATGAGCGTGGAGTCCGACATCAACGGGCTGCGCAGGGTGCTGGATGAGCTGACCCTGTCCAGGGCCGACCTGGAGATGCAGATCGAGAACCTGAAGGAGGAGCTGGCCTACCTGAAGAAGAACCACGAGGAG GAAATGAACGCGCTGCGCGGACAGGTGGGAGGAGAGATCAGCGTGGAGATGGACGCGGCTCCCGGCATCGACCTCACCAAGATCCTGGCCGAGATGCGGGAGCAGTACGAGAGCCTGGCAGAGAAGAACCGCAGGGACGCCGAGCAGTGGTTCTTCAGCAAG ACGGAGGAGCTGAACCGCGAGGTGGCCATCAACAcggagcagctgcagagcgGCAAGACGGAGATCACGGAGCTGCGCCGCACCATCCAGAGCCTGGAGATCGACCTGCAGTCCCAGCTCAGCACG AAAGCGGCACTGGAGGGCACCCTGGCCGACACCGAGGCGCGCTACGGCACCCAGCTGGCCCAGCTGCAGGCGATGATCACCAGCGTGGAGGAGCAGCTGGCCGAGCTGCGCTGCGACATGGAGCGCCAGAACCACGAGTACCGGGTGCTGCTGGACGTCAAGAGCCGCCTGGAGCAGGAGATCGCCACGTACCGCCGGCTGCTGGAGGGCGAGGATGCCCA CATGACCTCCCACTACGCCTCGCAGCCCGTGAAAGAAG GGCCCGTGACCACACGCCAGATCCGCACCATCTTTGAGGAGGTGCAGGACGGGAAGGTGATCTCCTCCCGTGAGCAGGTGACACAGGCTGCGCTCTGA